GTTAATGAGTATACCAGTATGTCATAAGTGAGAGTATATTGCAAGCATTACTTTTACGGCATGATGTAAATATGTATCTATAAATAGTCCTTCACACATTGAAAAATAAGCTATTAGAATTTTACTATGTGAGGAATGTGTATAAAGCTCTTCGATGATATACCTTTACTTCTCTCTCAGTGTCAGGGACGGACAATaggaaatatcacaatttagtCAACTCCATATTGCATTAAGGAAGTAtcctacaccagagaaatttgatgtagatgaaaagtggaggatatgtacaacaatattttgaagttgaaaatgtttaaatttactttatcttGTCAAAAAATACTCGGCTAggtatatatttcaatggaaaaggaaaagtataATATTGCCGATATcgattttttatgcccccgagatcgaagatcggggggcatattgtttttgtccattctgtctgaaactttaaccttgctaataacttttgaacagtaagtgatagagctttgatatttcacatgagtattccttgtgacaatacctttccatgggtaccaacatctttgaccccttgaccttggagtttgacctactttttgaaaactttaaccttgctaataacttttgaacaataagtgatagagctttgatatttcacatgagtattccttgtgacaagacctttccgtgggtaccaacatctTTGACcccttgactttggagtttgacctactttttgaaaactttaaccttgctaataacttttgaacagtaagtgatagagctttgatatttcacatgagtattccttgtgacaaaacctttccgttggtattgaaccttttgaccttgacattggacctacttttattttattttttcattggtcataacttctaaatattagagctttcatattgtacatgagcatttctgttgacaagatctttctactggtactaagatatttgcccttgtgaccttggccatcttcggaattggccattatcgggggcatttgtgtttcacaaacacatcttgtttcatccatgtttttaaaggaagtaagaaattatgacgatgtagagtactaccttaacgcCATATGAAAATGCTTTTGTTAAGTTTAAAGGACAAAAAAGTGCATGTGGTACATGTCTGCAAGCTCTGGTTATATGCATTTTGCCGTGATAAATGGCTTTTGTACCGGTTTTataaaatttacttcaaacTTAGGATTCTGTAGGCAAGGTGTTTTCTGTCATTGACAAAAGAATACACCATACGAATGAAAACTTCAGAATACACCATACGAATGAAAACTTCAGAAGATATTGACGAGGAAAAAGCATTAAATATACCGAATTGTGAATGAAATACTCTTGGTGTTGGGATACAGTATGGAACTAGAgtcattttgtaaaaaaaaaaaaaaaaagataaatgcTTCCATTCTCTCATATTTTCTAGATCATTTGTACATTGACATAATACAAACTATTCATGATGATACAGATGTTAAATTTTCTTATTTATGGATACTATATGCTTACAATATTAACAATATATTCGTGATGTATTTCTTATGAATTACGATTTTTCAAAcattcaaacatattttttttttagtttaaaaatgcTATGCGTTTACTCCAAGGTATCGTGTTCTTTTTAGTCCGTCTGTAGATCCAGATGCATTCGTCggaagtgggttttttttttggtgggtttttttgttttgttttgcagATAACCCTTTTACATTTTCTGCATTACCTCTCTTAGATCAAAATAAGACCAGAAATGACGACGTAGCGTTTAATTGTACCTCTTGAGAGTTCTAAAAACAATTTAGGATGTACAAGTTCCGAGGAATTCTATATCGTATACCGTGTGCTTAGCTCAGAAAATATAATCAGGttcaaaattaaaaacagaATTTGCAATAAAACCTACTCAATGACGTTTGagattttcttataaaatttaaagttcttGTGTATATGTCTAGTTGTCTACTAAAAGAAAAACTTCAGTGTCAATTGTTTCAGTAATATGTAATCTtttacatgattttcaaaacttGCTACACAATCCAGAGGTCAGAAAAGCTGTCTTAACCATTTTAAGACATTTAGATTTCACCATTAAAAAGACGTTTCTCATTGGACTATtgtaatcactgttcgttatcatgaCCTTCTCATATAAAGAAATGAACTCGAACAATAGCACAGAAGTCATAAGATGAAATGTATTTATTCCTGAAATGATACAGAACAAAGCATTCAACTGAAGAATGAGGTAGATTAATTTGACAAAACACACGCTATAAATATACTCTGTAAATTCTGCTGTTTTAGTAACAAATAAATTTCTAatatctagtacatgtacactgtaaacaCATTTTATAATTTTAGAGGTAGATTTGGGAGAAATTAAACGTAGTGGAAATCTACGGAATGATTTACGCTCTGTAACAAAACATGAGTTCCTACTTCAACCAACTTCATTTTTTCTGCTAAAGGAATGACGCTTTCAAATACTTAAATCTTAAACAATTTGTTCTGACACATTCGTAAGATTTCTCAATTAATGATGATTTTAGAATTAGCAAAAACAATGACattaaatcaaaaatacacccATGTTCCACATTGCTTACCTGAGTAATTGCTTGTACCCATGTAAAATTAGAATTCCGGTGTGATAacaattgaataaatttaaatAGCACTACATAAGGATTCTGATATATAGCACTTTAGCAGAACTGtaattgaaaaacaacaaccgaTTAATAAGGGATTCGATAGAATCTTTCTTCCTAAAAACTGTAAACCCCACTTCCACCCGTGGGTGGTTCATCATATGAACAAACCTAAATTTATGAGGAATCTTACACAAGTTATAACCCCGTACGTTTAAAGAAGaattgtttttaattctatATATCAATGTGAAAAGTTGTTTTCTTTAAGTAGACCCCAACTACCCTGGCCTTTCAACAAACTTGTAATATACACTACATGGTTATCATTGCATATCTAAATGACAAAACCCTGTGCGTCGTAAACATTCGTAAGTAAAACTTTCTATTGTGGCCCCGGGGTGGCCTCAAAGATTCTGGAAAGAAGAAACTTTTCTTTGAGGACAGATGATTCCAATTTGTCCTCATGCGGCACCGTTCGGGTTTCATAGTTTAAACGAACATGTAAGAAATCTTTCAAGCAAATTCTAGCTTTTCTAACACATTGGTTCTTTATCAAATCCCCCCCAATTTAATTTACCTTTactattttttaatgaaatatcgaGGAAAGGGAACATAACATTGAATTGTTGTTACACAGGGGTACTTTGTGGTAGTTTTGAtgaaataagatctttgatttTGGAGAATTCTGTAACGTTAAAGGTTGACAGTCGGACTGCAGAAAAGCTCTCGTATCAGGCGAGTTTAACAAACTCTGCTCATAACTTTAAACAGATGTTCCTCATTTTACTACGACATTGTGCGAGCACAACGTGTATTTTGATAGATAGGTCAGAGGTCATCAAGGACGGACAGATGAATGACAATCCTCGCGCACAGAACCAACTTCTCGTGTAGTATTTACATGACTTATATATACTTTGTAACCTACAAACATACTGCTTTCAAGaagattgtacatgtaaataactaTAAGGACTTTTTCTCTCACTGCAGTCACGAAGCGAAAGCAGTATTTTCGACATTTctacatagaattaaaaaaggACAAAAATCAACGCAGCAATACGTTTGACTATACATATCTACCATGCTATTACAACAAATCATCGCACAATCAAACCTCCTACATAAAGATAACCgaaaatcaaaatgtacaacatatccacagaaaatgaaagtacagCACTTGTTATCACTAATGGCTTTTCTATAAAACGctaggtaattttttttctttcaatgtaCAAATCATTAACATAGTAATCACTATAAATAATGTACGACTACCGAACACTCGCAgtcatttttttatttgatctTTGAAGTTTGTTCATTGGGCTGGATGTAgtatatatattctaattaGTTAACAGCTGTGCAGTATGGTATCTCTAAAAttgtaataaaaactaaatggaattatatagaaataaaacTAGGCGCACAATAAAACTGTGCTCTATATTATCATAACCCAATTTAGAATTCATGTTAGGTTTTATAAGTTGAATTGTGAAATATAATATATAGGAtcataaaaattataatatCAAAAGAGTCTAAAACATCTGTCTTCAATAAACCGATCTGTTGgtaaatatttatcataaaaacaatttttttctatttaaattaaaattttgcgggtaaaataaatattacatgaTATTTGATGATTCCGGAGGTAAATTACTATAGACAACAATACAAgtcctattacaatgggattagTTATGTTTTTCGAGTATGGCAAACATTTCTATATGGCACTTGGTATTTAGCACTTATTACGACAATGGGCATCAACATCCAATGACAGCGAGTGTACATGTGTTCTTAATGACAGTACAAAACCCCCGTAtgataaatacaaaaataggtcAGGTCACACAGCAAACTAACAcaaaatacatgtttaaatCGTGAACTATTTGAAAGATTTTCATCCATCAGCTTTCCTCATCTAATAGAAACAATtttaaatgacaaaaaaaaaatgcatgtattgaTAATACATCATTTGAAAATTACGACACAATTTAAAAAACGTAGTTCTAAGGAAAAAAGTCCATTCTACCCGAATATAAACCATGTACCGTTAAAAATGTCAAACATGCAGACACACACGACAAATctgaattgaaaaatatatgtacatccAATACACCCGTAATACAGTGACCTGATTTCATTCCAACATCTTTTTCCAGCGCGAACAAGAAACGATTTGGACCCGATATATCAGAGGTAGGTTCCCTGAATTGTGgtaaaccaaaaaaataaatttaaatgtcTCTTTGCTTCTAAAGCATAGCAAAGTGACGTCAGCTAGATAAGATATACGTAGAAGAACACCGTCTTAAATATTTATACCCGCAAAACATATACCCAGATGAGAGGTCTGTTAGTCTATTGTAGACAATATGGCACGCTTAATTCATCGCTTACATAACACTTTCTCAAAAACTACAGccagaaaaattaaaaacagtGCTGCATCACAGACAAGAATTAGTCGATTCTTGTAATCtttttcatgtgaaataaaaaacaaaacttttggTCGAAAAAATAAACCAGAAAATGTAAACGTATGCAACACTGATCGtacaccaatctaattaaaatcagacgtcttagatccgcgccgtgtagcgattgtgagcgtatcttaggatctgatttttattagattgatcGTACGCAATTGTTTTGAAACTCTAGAAAATATGATACAATTGGTGAATTTTCAacacaatttcattctataaTAATTCATGTCCTGTTTATTACTTAAACAAGCCTTTACTTATCATTTTCCGGCAATGTGTCCTCCTCTTGTGGATCTGATTTTAAGGTCTTCTTTCTGTCTATCATGTCTTTTAGCTGCTTCATTTCTTCCTGTAGAGCGTCTAATTCGTGCTtgagttttccgttttccgtttccAGGTAGTCTGATTTCACCTCTCTCATTCTTGTTAAACTTTTTCTGTTCTCTCGACATCTTCGTGCAGCTTCGTTGTTTCGACGCCTTCTTTCGGCATATTTCGGATCAATTAACGACCTCTGACTCATCCGACCGCTTCTGCTGGGAGACGATTCCATATCATCTCGTTTGGATTTCTTTAAAAGGGGTAGTGGACCAGACTGCGCAAGGGCTACTTCAGATAGTTGCGTTAGTCCATTCACCACTGGATTAAAGCCAGCACTTTGAAAAGCACCACCAAAGTCCATGGGTATTTTATGTCTTAATTTGTGCGGTAATGCCATCGTTGGTGGACTTTGTGAGACTGGACTATCGGGAGATGAATACGACACAGAACTTTCATTCCCCGAGAAACTGTCGCCGCGTTTTCTGACGGTCAGGGATAAAGGTTCGTCTTGGGTGTGATCATCTGAGGTGTAGTCCGAGGGTAGGACTTGTTCCTCCTTCACGGAGGAAGAATTAGACTCTGCTGCTTTCTGAATGTTTGCTGAAGTGTATGATGGAGAATATTGTGAGGTAGTTTGAGAGGAGTTATATTGACGACCCTGAGTTTCATTTGTTTCCCCTGAGAGATACATTTGTCTTCTACTAATACCTAAATCTTCAACAGTTGATGCTTTGGGGCTGTGTTGTGGGAATTTATCTTGCATATGAGGTGAATTAATAGAATTAGATGATAGTTGGCTTTGATAATTTTCTTGGGTTCCAGCCGATGGCACCGCTGCTATGAAGTACGACATTGGTCCTTTAGAATTATAGTTTCCTTGTAAAGAGATCGGTAGCGGAATGGACGACTGCATGGGAACCATGGTCGGTGGTTGCGACCCGTGGAGCATAGATCCACTCGCTCTAGCCGCAGCTAAGTAATTCAGAGAAGCATTCGCGTGATGGTTCGGAACAGGCGACAGAGATCTTTCTCTACATTTTGAAGAAGCTGCTTTGTTGTCCTCATTGATATTGAAAGTTTCGTTGAGGGGTATACCAAAGTGTTTCTTAATCGCAAACAACTCGTTCCTAACCTGACAGTTTTCTCGCGTTAGTTCCACAATTCTATTTTCTAAAACCACGTCATGAAATCTTCGCTTCTCTCGCGATCTTCTCGCAGCTTCGTTGTTTTTTCTCCTCTTTTCCCAGTAGTGATCGTCTTTCCTGTTTTCTGGGATGAATTCACGCTGCTTTCTCGACGGTATGTATGGGTTGGAGCCGTCACTGGTCGCGCCTTTATCTGTTGATCCGTTGTTagaggttggggccacaatgcAGGTTGGTATAGAGGTAGGATTGGGGGAGTTTGCGTCTGAGCTACTGTCTGGAGAATCTGAGTGTTCAAAGGAATTATTCTCGTGTTCCATCTTTAGTTTAGTTTTAATGGCATAGACGCCGTCCGCATAACTACGAGGTAAATAATCCTCCCCGTCCCCCCTGTACGCGCACTGGTACTCCTTGTGGTGTTCGTATACAAACGAGGTATCTGATCCAGTcctgaaaaaataataaagccaTAAAATGAAGGCAATGATTGTTATTGTCCTTATTAAATTATTTCCACTCGGATGTACCAAATCAGTATGACTTATCTCAAATTGTCCCGATCTGAAAACAGCAATCTGAGGTAATTCATTCTTTTAAACAGATTTATTATTGTTTGGGTGATATTTAATCATTAATTTAAGTCTTTTACTGTCTTTTGTTTAgtatagaaatattttattgcCACGTTTGGAAATTTTATTGCAACAAATGTTCAATTTGGGACACGACACCAATGGTAAAAACTTGATAACTGTCCATTTCCttcaaatgaatatatacattcACATTAATCATATCGAATTATAAATTGATGTAAGTAACTTGGGCACAACGAAATATCGCACACACAATAGGTATTAAACGTTACGTTATAACAATagtggttgattgattgatgttttccgccacactcaacaatttttcagttatctggtggcgcccagtttttttattggtggaagagagaatccagatacgatgtacctgggaagagactaccgaccttccgaaagtaaactgggaaactttttcacttaccgGTACTAGCgagattcaaacccgcgccgacagaggtgaaaGGCCGTGTAATTTTGACATTCTGATtcaaatgatatacatatatgtatatagatcaGGGAAACGTGCGTTGTATTTAAGGACACGTGATCCCAAACCATGCATGGGCTGGTATATATTTTTGGTTTAGTTTGGTTGTAAAAAgtaccaaacaaaaaaaacaagggacataaattttctttgatgttcaAAGTGGAAATATGTTACCCCTCccaatttaaatttaaaaactttttacaCTGGTTTGTACTTAATTGAGAAACCGTggggaataaattacattccaccctgtgaccttgaccttttgacctaccttttgaaaactttaaccttgctaataactttttcAACAGTAaggctagagctttgatatttcacatgagtattccttgtgagaagatctttccgtgggtatcaatattttttatcctgtgaccttgaccttggagtttgacctactttaattttttttacattggtcataacttctaaatgataaatttatattagagctttcTTATTGCaaatgagcatttcttgtgacaagatctttctactggtatcaagatatttgtccatgtgaccttggccattttcggaattggccattatcggggaatttgtgtttcacaaacacatcctgttttcttttcttttttgtttttgaaaaacaagTTTTGTAGCAAATGTCGTGTAGAAAGAGAAAAGATGTTCTCTCGACATTTTCCACACTACTAAGTTTACCTTTAGATTTACAATACATTGTGTATGTATAAGTTAATATTGAGAATTACTCCACGTGTTATATATTGCCACCTGGACATTCAGGGCACGGAATATGTCGTGCTAATTTGTCCACATTTGCCTAATGATGAAGTTTATCTGAAATACAATTATGTACAAAGAACTCTTGTACTTATCTTTTCCAGTTTTATAAGACTCACGTTCTGTACCACATACACGGTAGGTTTTATACGTGATGTTATAACAAGTGACATTCTGATTCAATGGATGTACACGTGTATGTAGATCAAGGGAAACGTGTATTGTTTTTCCAGTTTTATAAGACTCGGCATCCCTTTTATAGTTCTGAATTTTTAAAACTACAAAATACACTGCAAGTGGATGAATACcgttaaattatatatatactgtgtctGTGTGACGTTATTTAAGGATAATACACTAAGCTTTGATAAAAGCAAAAGTGACTTAAATTCATGCATATTTTACCGTTAATCTTTCACATAACAGAGTTATTGTCAACAATAATGATTGTTCTCTGCAAAAATGATAGCATTAGGAAAATCCACTTCATTGTTCAAATATTGATTTTCTGTCAATAGGAAAACAGCATTTCTGAAACATATCCTAGAAGTATAGTTGTTTCCACTCCATATTTAGtgcatcaaaataaatatacatctgCTCAAAGTCGTATTTGTAATActacatattatatcatttaATGTTTTCCCCTCATCAATACTATACTACTCGGTGATTTTTTAgggccaaaatgccaccgatattcggctgtttcccctcgCAAAAATaagctattttttcccaattatatatgtatgttttcccaatttcaaatctagtaACATTGggcaattttaaacaaaaagttaccgtatattgctgacaaagagtaaatacgttttttgtttttttcttcagttttattctccaaaccctTGCACAtgaaaaggttttgtaaagaatatgtaagaCAATggaggcatccatataagcagatacGCAGCGTAGTATGtagtttccagatacacattaagccTTATTGTTGACACTTTCAGTTTGACCGCCATTTTATGTAGGGTTAGGAAGTGACCAACAGTATAGGATTTTAataaaatccgaaaaatacaaacaggagagacattctggaaacttgattattgatataatatttacaagattatagGTACTACCAAAtgttggtaatttttttttatgaaattaggCAATATgtaattcttagaaaaagtaaaataatatttatacaatGTGTGACTTCccatacatattttcaaatgttagataatgatttattttatgattttaaatcagatctgaaataaacctcaaacaaaaacaTTTGTCATCTGATCATTTTATGCATattatgcatctttaccattttaatttactatgaatgatttttcccaatttgagaaAAATGTAGCCAATTTGTCCCAATTCAtaaggaggggtggtagtttgaaaaacaaaaaaaatcactgattaCATAGGTTATgcaaaaatgatattcatcgTTATAACATCTTAATTAGAATGATTATGAATTATATACCTATATAACATCTTAATTAGAATCATGACATATACCTGTATAACATCTTAATTAATTAGAATCATGACTTATATACCTGTATAATATCTTAATTAGAATGATTATGAATTATATACCTGAATTATATACCTATATAACATCTTAATTAGAATCATGACATATACCTGTATAACATCTTAATTAATTAGAATCATGAATTATATACCTGCACACATGCACTCCtgattttctatatacatgttatgaaatttaGTATTCTACAAGAAACATAACAGCTTTAATAGAACGTTCATTCGCGTGATTACACAAATGGAGAGGACAGATTTTACACGATTCTGGTTCGGATTTTACAcagactacatgtacttttaaatgACGATTTCGTTTACGAAGTCTACCCTGTATATggccattattttattttttgactggACGTTAGAGGAATCAAAACTCATTATGTTTCGATTAAACCAGGAAACATCCTCTACGTATAATATTAGCTAACTGACATAGATCAAGGAGGGAGGCGATACGCCTCTATTCCGCGCGATGACTGAAGTCGTGTTATTTCGAGGAGTCgtgaaatcaatcaatcaatgaaaattacGAACCATGAGAAGAGCACAGACAATGCAGAGCAATGTCACAAAGAAATAATGCCCTTCCCTCGTATTACAAAACAACATTGCACTTCTATACAGGCAAATTGTCACACTCCGGTGGTATTGGCAATGTGGGTACATGCATTGGGGTCATTTCGAAATACCCGAATGTGCTCTTCCTGTATGAAACTTGCGGTAATAGTTCACTAAAAATTCCTGTAAATAGATGACATATGTACTGTAAACTGTACTTAACAACAGtatattcaaaattatattccTATTGGATCTAAACAATGAATAGGTTTCCGTGATTGAACACACGTGACTAGTGGAAACATTCAAagataaactttttttttaccaatgGAAAGCGTAAGCTATTAAACATTACGTTGTTTTGCTATAAGAATAATAATTAATGAACTAAATTAGAACATTGAGCTTCAACATCAATGTCCAAGCTCAATAGTGTTCAGGTCTCACCGTCGTAAGTGTCGCTTACCTCTCGACAAAAATCAATAGGAACAGGGAAACGGGAAACATTATTTATATGGATATTCTTAAGATAAAATAgtctttaaaaattaacattttacacAATTATGAAGATGTCCTTACATAAGAGATTTATGTTCCTTCGTGACATGCCTACagtcagagattgaaattacaTAAGTAAACCACGAAATTTACACCTGCGGTTCAAAAGTTCTCATTAACGACTATTTCATTATTCAACAAACGATATCGTAGGCTTTTGAATTATCTTCTTGGACACAAAAAGATGCaaatattattcaaatttttcttttcttaaaacgTTCAGTGCGAATTTCAAAAGGTAGCAATTTCAAAGTTTAATTCTGCAAAGTGGGAGCACACGTTGAAGACCAATAGATATACTCTTTTTTCCTTAGCACTTGTATATGAACAGTAAGATTGTATCGAGGCGCATTGGTTAGCAGGCCAAAGGTCATCGTAAGGACATGACCGCTGGTTCTCCTTTTTCCAGCGCCAGTACACGCTAGCGCAAATCGCATCTGTACCTGCGAGTCAATTTACTGCAAATTCTGAATCattaaaaaggaaaaagaaaaatgcCACaccaaaaaaagaaaagaggTCAAAGAGTCACACGAATTCCAGTTTGACTTTCACCTCCTCCAATGGTCAggctttatttgtattttgctTCTAAGTGTCCACTCGAGTGTTACAGAGGAAAGAAAGGTTGACCCCAAGAAACCAGGCAGATAGTTcttttaacaacaaaaaatgtatttgatttcAGAAATCCGAGATGCAAACACATCTGTCtttcatatttatgaaataagGAAAAAAAGGAATGGCTTTTATTCCATGGAACTTTTTAAGATAGGATAAAAGCATTATTAGATACTAAATGTATTGTTATCAATTTACAGAATGGGATAAATTTTGTGGCTAACAAgcgaccaaaaaaaaaaaataaataaaacccaaatcaatgaaaattaaagGTACATTCAAACAAAATCCTATACAACagtatttaaaatataattccagtgttcaaaataaatatccTTTTTTATTTCACCATACACAAATTTTCTACGTTTGTCAGGGTAAAAATGCTATccaaaataaatatgata
This genomic window from Ostrea edulis chromosome 4, xbOstEdul1.1, whole genome shotgun sequence contains:
- the LOC130046391 gene encoding nuclear factor interleukin-3-regulated protein-like, giving the protein MSILTYPVSVPNKWGEQTIDKRTGSDTSFVYEHHKEYQCAYRGDGEDYLPRSYADGVYAIKTKLKMEHENNSFEHSDSPDSSSDANSPNPTSIPTCIVAPTSNNGSTDKGATSDGSNPYIPSRKQREFIPENRKDDHYWEKRRKNNEAARRSREKRRFHDVVLENRIVELTRENCQVRNELFAIKKHFGIPLNETFNINEDNKAASSKCRERSLSPVPNHHANASLNYLAAARASGSMLHGSQPPTMVPMQSSIPLPISLQGNYNSKGPMSYFIAAVPSAGTQENYQSQLSSNSINSPHMQDKFPQHSPKASTVEDLGISRRQMYLSGETNETQGRQYNSSQTTSQYSPSYTSANIQKAAESNSSSVKEEQVLPSDYTSDDHTQDEPLSLTVRKRGDSFSGNESSVSYSSPDSPVSQSPPTMALPHKLRHKIPMDFGGAFQSAGFNPVVNGLTQLSEVALAQSGPLPLLKKSKRDDMESSPSRSGRMSQRSLIDPKYAERRRRNNEAARRCRENRKSLTRMREVKSDYLETENGKLKHELDALQEEMKQLKDMIDRKKTLKSDPQEEDTLPENDK